In Quercus robur chromosome 11, dhQueRobu3.1, whole genome shotgun sequence, the following proteins share a genomic window:
- the LOC126706877 gene encoding putative pectinesterase 11, which translates to MGAMAMKIYNGYAFAVLFAIVVFGSFMANSATTGTMDMSTAILLRVDQSGNGDFKKIQDAIDAVPSNNSELYFIWVKPGTYREKLQVPADKPFITLSGTLASNTIITWGDTGEIIQSATLSVFASDFVAKSLTIQNTFGTSGKAVALRVEGDRVAFYGCKILSYQDTLLDDAGRHYYSNCYIEGATDFICGNAASLFERCHVHSLSTVDGAITAQHRNSPSEDTGFTFLGCKITGVGAALLGRPWGPYSRVVFALTYMSSVVLPQGWDDWGDQSKQSTVYYGEYQCYGPGANRTKRVGWSKSLSNQEATPFLTKDMIGGQGWLRPSPTHFKRGSTIVKANVP; encoded by the exons ATGGGTGCTATGGCAATGAAGATTTATAATGGTTATGCTTTTGCAGTCTTGTTTGCAATAGTTGTTTTTGGTTCTTTCATGGCTAATTCAGCAACCACAGGCACCATGGACATGTCTACAGCCATTCTCTTAAGGGTGGATCAATCAGGCAATGGAGATTTTAAGAAGATACAAGATGCCATTGATGCAGTTCCATCTAATAACTCAGAATTGTATTTCATTTGGGTTAAGCCAGGGACATACAG GGAAAAACTTCAAGTTCCTGCAGATAAACCCTTCATAACATTGAGTGGCACACTGGCCTCTAACACCATCATAACATGGGGTGACACTGGGGAGATTATTCAATCTGCAACACTCTCTGTATTTGCTTCTGACTTTGTTGCAAAATCTCTCACTATTCAG AATACGTTTGGGACATCAGGAAAAGCTGTTGCTCTTAGGGTAGAGGGAGACAGAGTTGCATTCTATGGTTGCAAGATTCTTTCGTATCAAGATACTCTCCTGGATGATGCTGGTAGACACTATTACAGCAACTGCTATATAGAAGGAGCCACTGATTTCATATGTGGAAACGCTGCTTCCCTCTTTGAA AGGTGCCATGTTCATTCTCTCTCAACTGTAGATGGAGCTATAACTGCTCAACATAGGAACTCACCATCAGAGGACACTGGCTTTACCTTCTTGGGTTGTAAGATCACTGGTGTAGGAGCTGCTCTCCTTGGAAGACCATGGGGTCCTTACTCTAGGGTGGTCTTTGCACTAACTTACATGTCCAGTGTGGTTTTGCCACAGGGCTGGGATGACTGGGGAGATCAAAGCAAGCAAAG CACTGTGTACTATGGTGAGTACCAGTGTTATGGTCCAGGAGCCAATAGAACGAAGAGGGTTGGATGGTCAAAGAGTCTATCAAACCAAGAGGCTACACCCTTCTTGACAAAGGACATGATTGGAGGGCAAGGTTGGCTTAGACCTTCACCAACTCACTTTAAGAGAGGCTCTACCATTGTCAAAGCGAATGTTCCTTGA
- the LOC126706876 gene encoding laccase-11-like, which translates to MENRQNFPFVPFFYFFCLLGFVFIQAEAAVKKYQFDIQVRNVRRLCHAKPIVTVNGMFPGPTIYVREGDRVLVNVTNSAQYNMSIHWHGLKQYRNGWADGPAYITQCPIMTGNSYVYDFNVTGQRGTLWWHAHIFWLRATVYGAIVIMPKQGTPFPFPQPEREENILLGEWWNKDVEALVKQGNKLGLPPNMSDAHTINGKPGPLFPCSDKHTFAMEVEQGKSYLLRIINAALNDELFFAIAGHNLTVVEVDAVYTKPFTTQAILIAPGQTTNVLVQASQVPSRYFMAARPFMDAPLSIDNKTATAILQYKGIPNTVLPILPQLPAPNDTAFALTYNAKLRSLNSPQFPANVPLKVDRHLFYTIGLGINPCPTCLNGTHLTASLNNITFVMPQIGLLQAHYFNIKGVFRTDFPDRPPTPFNYTGAPLTANLGTKLGTRLSKVAFNSTVELVLQDTNLLSVESHPFHLHGYNFFVVGTGVGNFNPSKDPAKFNLVDPPERNTVGVPTGGWTAVRFRAENPGVWFMHCHLELHISWGLKTAFVVENGKGPDQSVLPPPKDLPPC; encoded by the exons ATGGAGAACCGCCAAAATTTCCCCTTCGTTCCTTTCTTTTACTTCTTTTGCTTActtgggtttgtttttattcAAGCCGAAGCTGCTGTAAAGAAGTACCAGTTTGAT ATCCAAGTGAGGAATGTCAGAAGGTTGTGCCATGCCAAGCCAATTGTCACAGTTAATGGGATGTTCCCAGGGCCTACAATATATGTTAGAGAAGGTGACAGAGTTCTAGTAAATGTGACCAACTCTGCCCAATATAACATGTCCATTCATTG GCATGGTTTAAAGCAATATCGAAATGGCTGGGCAGATGGACCAGCATATATAACACAATGTCCAATCATGACAGGGAACAGTTACGTATATGATTTTAATGTGACGGGACAAAGAGGAACACTCTGGTGGCATGCACATATCTTTTGGCTAAGGGCCACTGTCTATGGTGCAATTGTCATCATGCCAAAACAAGGGACTCCGTTTCCTTTCCCTCAGcctgagagagaagaaaatatccTCCTAG GCGAATGGTGGAACAAAGATGTAGAAGCACTTGTTAAACAAGGGAACAAGTTAGGATTGCCACCAAACATGTCCGATGCACATACCATTAATGGAAAGCCAGGGCCACTCTTTCCATGTTCTGATAAAC atACCTTTGCAATGGAGGTTGAACAAGGAAAGTCATACCTCTTGAGAATAATCAATGCTGCACTTAATGATGAACTTTTCTTTGCCATTGCTGGTCATAACCTGACAGTTGTAGAGGTTGATGCAGTGTATACCAAACCCTTCACAACTCAAGCAATACTGATAGCACCAGGACAGACCACAAATGTTCTTGTTCAAGCCTCCCAAGTTCCAAGCAGATATTTTATGGCTGCTAGGCCTTTCATGGATGCACCACTTTCCATTGACAACAAAACTGCCACAGCAATACTACAATACAAAGGCATTCCAAACACTGTACTCCCAATCCTTCCCCAATTGCCAGCACCCAATGACACAGCTTTTGCACTAACCTACAATGCCAAACTTCGAAGCCTCAATTCTCCTCAGTTCCCAGCAAATGTTCCACTCAAAGTTGACCGACATCTCTTTTACACAATTGGTCTGGGAATAAATCCTTGTCCAACTTGTCTAAATGGAACACATCTCACTGCTTCCTTAAACAACATCACCTTTGTAATGCCCCAAATAGGCCTTCTTCAAGCTCACTATTTCAACATCAAGGGGGTGTTTAGAACAGATTTCCCAGACCGCCCTCCAACTCCTTTCAATTATACTGGTGCACCACTCACTGCCAACCTTGGCACTAAGCTTGGCACCCGGCTTAGCAAGGTTGCTTTTAATTCAACAGTGGAGTTGGTCTTGCAAGACACAAATCTTCTCAGTGTTGAGTCCCATCCATTCCATCTTCatggttacaatttttttgttgttgggacTGGAGTTGGGAACTTTAACCCTTCAAAAGATCCAGCCAAATTTAACTTGGTAGATCCCCCTGAAAGAAACACAGTTGGGGTTCCGACGGGTGGTTGGACTGCCGTAAGGTTCAGGGCTGAAAATCCAG GTGTGTGGTTCATGCACTGTCATCTGGAGCTTCACATTAGCTGGGGTTTAAAGACAGCATTTGTGGTGGAGAATGGAAAAGGTCCTGATCAATCTGTTCTGCCTCCACCTAAGGACCTTCCTCCTTGTTAG
- the LOC126705525 gene encoding B2 protein-like — MKIFIRCQRSFISRQQEYKTLSLSLSLSLSHAHTPHNMSIVNSTNTSKTTNGSSLWQFGTEFQFHQVVATTDDYHRWSSAASRLAFDNEVRMAERYANIDGDDHCRKNNFLDLSLKYSQMKIHHPFHGQQPDKWYKTLPSAEMLPRNEVLGGFIFVCNNETMQEDLRRQLFGLPQKYKDSVRAITPGIPLFLYNYTSHQLHGVFQAMSFGGSNIDPTAWEDKKFKGESRFPAQVRIQIKKKCKPLEEDAFRPILHHYDGPKFRLQLSVPETLALLDLFKEEDLSPMVAVAGLQEAQAY; from the exons ATGAAGATCTTTATAAGGTGCCAAAGGTCATTCATTTCTAGACAGCAGGAGtacaaaactctctctctctctctctctctctctctctcacacgcaCATACCCCACACAATATGTCAATTGTGAATAGTACTAACACAAGCAAAACTACTAATGGAAGCTCTCTATGGCAATTTGGTACTGAATTCCAATTCCATCAAGTAGTAGCCACTACAGATGATTACCACAGATGGAGCTCAGCTGCATCAAGACTAGCATTTGACAACGAAGTGAGAATGGCAGAAAGATATGCAAACATAGATGGTGATGATCACTGTagaaagaataattttttagatcTGTCACTGAAGTACTCTCAGATGAAAATTCATCATCCTTTTCATGGGCAGCAGCCTGATAAGTGGTATAAGACTCTGCCCTCTGCTGAGATGCTGCCTAGGAATGAGGTCTTGGGAGGCTTCATTTTTGTATGTAACAATGAGACAATGCAAGAGGATCTCCGCCGCCAACTCTTTG GCTTACCTCAGAAATATAAGGATTCTGTTAGGGCAATAACCCCTGGCATACCCCTTTTTCTTTATAACTACACTTCACACCAGCTGCATGGAGTATTCCAG gcAATGAGTTTTGGAGGGTCTAACATAGACCCAACAGCATGGGAAGACAAGAAGTTCAAAGGAGAATCAAGATTTCCGGCACAG gttAGAATTCAAATCAAGAAGAAATGCAAACCATTAGAAGAAGATGCATTTAGGCCAATATTGCACCACTATGATGGCCCAAAGTTCCGATTGCAGCTCTCTGTGCCTGAG ACACTTGcattgttagacttgtttaaaGAGGAGGACCTCTCACCAATGGTAGCAGTAGCAGGATTGCAGGAAGCTCAAGCCTACTAA
- the LOC126705523 gene encoding monooxygenase 1-like isoform X1: MDEMEEIEIVIVGGGICGLATALALHRKGIKSVVLEKSETLRSTGAGITIRTNGWCALHQLGVASNLRLTALPIQGGKDICLANGQQQEISIEMGEIRCLRRSELITSLAESLPSGTIHLGCQVLSITADPLSSYSIIQLQNGRTIKAKVLIGCDGANSVVADFLGLKPLKFFSLSEVRGYTEYPSGHDFKNEYTQVRGDHSMIGRIPIDNKLVYWFVTHKANPKDVVAKDPELLQQLTLETIKGFPTEMLDMVKHSDRDSLSLARLRYHAPWDILQESFRKGAVTVAGDAMHVMGPFLAQGGSAALEDAIILARCLAQKRHEIDIKTNGSQVIAHKIGEALDQYVKERRMRLVRLSTQTYLTGLLIKKPPLLVRFVCNILMTVLFSDPTAHSHYDCGRL, translated from the exons ATGGATGAAATGGAGGAGATAGAGATTGTCATAGTTGGTGGTGGCATTTGTGGTCTTGCTACTGCTCTTGCTCTTCATAG GAAGGGTATAAAAAGTGTAGTATTAGAAAAATCGGAGACACTGCGTTCAACAGGAGCAGGTATCACTATCAGGACAAATGGTTGGTGTGCTCTTCATCAGCTTGGTGTTGCTTCAAACCTCAGACTAACTGCCCTCCCTATACAAGG GGGGAAAGATATATGTCTTGCTAATGGGCAGCAACAAGAAATATCCATTGA GATGGGGGAAATTCGATGCTTGAGGCGAAGTGAGCTTATTACAAGCCTAGCAGAAAGCTTGCCTTCTGGCACAATACACCTAGGATGCCAAGTACTCTCAATTACAGCAGACCCACTTTCTTCCTATTCAATTATTCAACTCCAAAATGGACGTACCATCAAGGCTAAG GTTTTGATTGGATGTGATGGAGCCAACTCAGTAGTGGCAGATTTTCTTGGGCTAAAACCACTAAAGTTTTTCTCATTATCAGAAGTTAGAGGTTACACTGAATATCCAAGTGGTCATGATTTCAAAAATGAATATACCCAGGTCAGAGGAGATCATAGTATGATTGGGAGGATCCCAATTGACAATAAGTTGGTCTATTGGTTTGTGACTCATAAAGCTAATCCAAAAG ATGTGGTTGCAAAGGATCCAGAGCTCCTTCAACAACTGACTCTTGAAACAATTAAAGGCTTCCCGACAGAAATGTTAGACATGGTAAAACACAGTGACcgagactctctctctcttgcacgCTTGAGATATCATGCACCATGGGACATACTACAAGAAAGTTTTAGAAAAGGAGCAGTGACAGTGGCTGGAGATGCCATGCATGTCATGGGTCCATTCTTGGCACAGGGTGGCTCAGCAGCTTTAGAAGATGCAATCATCTTAGCAAGATGCTTGGCACAAAAGAGGCATGAAATTGATATTAAGACCAATGGAAGCCAGGTGATAGCGCACAAAATTGGAGAAGCATTGGATCAGTATGTGAAAGAGCGGAGGATGAGATTGGTGCGATTGTCAACACAAACTTATCTAACTggtttactaataaaaaaaccaCCATTGCTAGTGAGATTTGTATGTAACATCCTAATGACGGTTCTCTTTAGTGACCCCACTGCTCATTCTCACTATGACTGTGGCCGCCTCTAA
- the LOC126705523 gene encoding monooxygenase 1-like isoform X2 has translation MGSNKKYPLNVYRMGEIRCLRRSELITSLAESLPSGTIHLGCQVLSITADPLSSYSIIQLQNGRTIKAKVLIGCDGANSVVADFLGLKPLKFFSLSEVRGYTEYPSGHDFKNEYTQVRGDHSMIGRIPIDNKLVYWFVTHKANPKDVVAKDPELLQQLTLETIKGFPTEMLDMVKHSDRDSLSLARLRYHAPWDILQESFRKGAVTVAGDAMHVMGPFLAQGGSAALEDAIILARCLAQKRHEIDIKTNGSQVIAHKIGEALDQYVKERRMRLVRLSTQTYLTGLLIKKPPLLVRFVCNILMTVLFSDPTAHSHYDCGRL, from the exons ATGGGCAGCAACAAGAAATATCCATTGA ATGTCTACAGGATGGGGGAAATTCGATGCTTGAGGCGAAGTGAGCTTATTACAAGCCTAGCAGAAAGCTTGCCTTCTGGCACAATACACCTAGGATGCCAAGTACTCTCAATTACAGCAGACCCACTTTCTTCCTATTCAATTATTCAACTCCAAAATGGACGTACCATCAAGGCTAAG GTTTTGATTGGATGTGATGGAGCCAACTCAGTAGTGGCAGATTTTCTTGGGCTAAAACCACTAAAGTTTTTCTCATTATCAGAAGTTAGAGGTTACACTGAATATCCAAGTGGTCATGATTTCAAAAATGAATATACCCAGGTCAGAGGAGATCATAGTATGATTGGGAGGATCCCAATTGACAATAAGTTGGTCTATTGGTTTGTGACTCATAAAGCTAATCCAAAAG ATGTGGTTGCAAAGGATCCAGAGCTCCTTCAACAACTGACTCTTGAAACAATTAAAGGCTTCCCGACAGAAATGTTAGACATGGTAAAACACAGTGACcgagactctctctctcttgcacgCTTGAGATATCATGCACCATGGGACATACTACAAGAAAGTTTTAGAAAAGGAGCAGTGACAGTGGCTGGAGATGCCATGCATGTCATGGGTCCATTCTTGGCACAGGGTGGCTCAGCAGCTTTAGAAGATGCAATCATCTTAGCAAGATGCTTGGCACAAAAGAGGCATGAAATTGATATTAAGACCAATGGAAGCCAGGTGATAGCGCACAAAATTGGAGAAGCATTGGATCAGTATGTGAAAGAGCGGAGGATGAGATTGGTGCGATTGTCAACACAAACTTATCTAACTggtttactaataaaaaaaccaCCATTGCTAGTGAGATTTGTATGTAACATCCTAATGACGGTTCTCTTTAGTGACCCCACTGCTCATTCTCACTATGACTGTGGCCGCCTCTAA